A stretch of Gemmatimonas aurantiaca T-27 DNA encodes these proteins:
- a CDS encoding polyribonucleotide nucleotidyltransferase: MHRIERTFAGRPLVIETGRMAKQAAGSAVVQFGETMVLAAVTVSENQSPLPFFPLTVEYKEKTYAAGKIPGGFIKREGRPHDHEILAARIIDRSIRPLFPEGFKNEVQVFIYVISADQENDADVLALVAASFALNASKIPFLGPIAGVRVGRVQGHWVLNPTFQQLGFSDLELVVAGSKDSIVMVEGGSLEVSEEDVLESLRLSHDGIRELIGMQEELLAKVRVPKMSWVKAEAPEGITTRVKELASGRIREALNQKDKHTRIEAVERTKKELAEGLLVEFPDNAKDIGNLLGDVEYHELRSQVLDTQLRVDGRKKDEVRAISIDTSVLPRAHGSALFTRGQTQALVAATLGTAKDAQRLDSIKEPGEVTRSFMLHYNFPPFSTGEVRPMRGTSRREIGHGNLAERALQGVLPDFADFPYTIRIVSDVLESNGSSSMASVCGGSLSLFDAGVPLKAAVAGVAMGLIKEGERYAILTDILGTEDHLGDMDFKVAGTKDGITSIQMDIKIEGLDIKIMEEALSQAKAGRLHILGEMDKALAAPREDLSKYAPRIVTVQIPVDKIGELIGPKGKNIRGIQDETGAELSVEDDGTVTIAAVGGDSMERAKQMVMAITAEPVVGETYEGTVKTVTAFGAFVEIMPGNEALLHVSEMRWERVEKPEDVVKKGDRVTVKLVDRDERGRLRLSMKALLPKPEGMPDEPPQSERPRRDDGERSGGDRGGRGGRNGGGRDRR, translated from the coding sequence ATGCATAGAATTGAGCGGACCTTCGCGGGACGCCCCCTGGTCATCGAGACCGGTCGGATGGCCAAGCAGGCCGCCGGCTCCGCCGTGGTCCAGTTCGGAGAGACGATGGTCCTTGCCGCCGTGACGGTGAGCGAGAACCAGAGCCCGCTGCCGTTCTTCCCGCTCACGGTCGAGTACAAGGAAAAGACCTACGCCGCCGGCAAGATCCCGGGCGGATTCATCAAGCGCGAAGGGCGCCCGCACGATCACGAGATCCTGGCGGCGCGCATCATCGATCGCTCGATCCGTCCGCTGTTCCCGGAAGGCTTCAAGAACGAAGTGCAGGTGTTCATCTACGTCATCTCCGCCGACCAGGAGAATGACGCGGACGTGCTGGCGCTGGTCGCCGCATCGTTCGCCCTGAACGCCTCCAAGATCCCGTTCCTCGGCCCCATCGCCGGCGTGCGTGTGGGTCGTGTGCAGGGACATTGGGTGCTCAACCCGACCTTCCAGCAGCTCGGCTTCTCCGACCTGGAACTGGTCGTCGCGGGCTCCAAGGACTCCATCGTGATGGTCGAAGGCGGCTCGCTCGAGGTGTCCGAAGAGGACGTGCTCGAGTCGCTGCGCCTCTCACACGACGGCATCCGCGAACTGATCGGCATGCAGGAAGAACTGCTGGCCAAGGTGCGCGTGCCGAAGATGTCCTGGGTGAAGGCCGAAGCGCCGGAAGGCATCACCACGCGCGTGAAGGAACTCGCGTCGGGTCGCATCCGCGAAGCGCTGAACCAGAAGGACAAGCACACGCGCATCGAAGCGGTCGAGCGCACCAAGAAGGAATTGGCCGAAGGACTGCTCGTCGAGTTCCCGGACAACGCCAAGGATATCGGCAACCTGCTCGGTGACGTCGAATACCACGAGCTGCGCTCGCAGGTGCTCGACACCCAGCTCCGCGTTGACGGCCGCAAGAAGGACGAAGTGCGCGCCATCAGCATCGACACCAGCGTACTGCCGCGTGCCCACGGCTCGGCGCTCTTCACGCGTGGCCAGACGCAGGCGCTCGTCGCCGCGACGCTCGGTACCGCCAAGGACGCGCAGCGCCTCGACTCCATCAAGGAGCCGGGTGAAGTCACGCGCTCGTTCATGCTGCACTACAACTTCCCGCCGTTCTCCACCGGTGAAGTGCGTCCGATGCGTGGCACCAGCCGCCGCGAAATCGGCCACGGCAACCTCGCCGAGCGCGCGCTGCAGGGCGTGCTCCCCGACTTCGCCGACTTCCCGTACACGATTCGCATCGTCTCCGACGTGCTCGAGTCGAACGGTTCGTCGTCGATGGCCTCGGTGTGTGGTGGTTCGCTGTCGCTGTTCGACGCCGGTGTGCCGCTCAAGGCCGCCGTGGCTGGTGTCGCCATGGGTCTGATCAAGGAAGGCGAGCGGTATGCCATCCTCACCGACATCCTGGGCACCGAAGACCATCTCGGCGACATGGATTTCAAGGTCGCTGGCACGAAGGATGGCATCACGTCCATCCAGATGGACATCAAGATCGAAGGCCTCGACATCAAGATCATGGAGGAGGCGCTTTCGCAGGCGAAGGCCGGCCGTCTCCACATCCTTGGTGAGATGGACAAGGCGCTCGCGGCGCCGCGTGAAGACCTCTCCAAGTACGCGCCGCGCATCGTGACGGTGCAGATCCCGGTCGACAAGATCGGCGAACTGATCGGACCGAAGGGCAAGAACATCCGCGGCATCCAGGACGAGACGGGCGCCGAGCTCAGCGTCGAGGATGATGGCACGGTCACCATCGCCGCCGTGGGTGGCGACAGCATGGAGCGCGCCAAGCAGATGGTCATGGCCATCACGGCCGAGCCAGTGGTGGGCGAGACGTACGAAGGCACGGTCAAGACGGTGACGGCGTTTGGCGCCTTCGTCGAGATCATGCCTGGCAACGAAGCCCTGCTGCACGTGTCCGAGATGCGCTGGGAGCGCGTCGAGAAGCCGGAAGACGTCGTGAAGAAGGGTGATCGTGTCACGGTGAAGCTGGTCGACCGCGACGAGCGTGGCCGCCTGCGCCTCAGCATGAAGGCGCTGCTGCCGAAGCCGGAAGGCATGCCCGATGAGCCGCCACAAAGCGAACGCCCGCGTCGTGACGACGGGGAGCGCTCGGGTGGCGATCGTGGTGGACGCGGTGGACGGAATGGCGGTGGTCGCGATCGGCGCTGA
- the rpsO gene encoding 30S ribosomal protein S15, producing the protein MAFDKATTIDKFRAHEGDTGSTRVQIAILTERINYLTGHFRTHAKDHHGRRGLLKMVGKRRRLLDYLKRTDVQQYRTLVQDLGLRY; encoded by the coding sequence ATGGCGTTCGACAAGGCTACCACGATCGACAAATTCCGGGCCCACGAAGGGGATACCGGATCGACCCGCGTACAGATCGCGATCCTCACGGAGCGGATCAACTACCTGACGGGTCATTTCCGTACGCATGCGAAGGATCACCACGGCCGCCGTGGTCTCCTCAAGATGGTGGGCAAGCGCCGCCGTCTCCTCGACTATTTGAAGCGTACGGACGTGCAGCAGTATCGCACGCTCGTGCAGGACCTTGGTCTCCGGTACTAA
- a CDS encoding serine/threonine-protein kinase: MPDRYLGRSLGKYRVTRLLGTGAFAWVYEAVDQDLEIPVALKILRPEFAGQESAESRFRREASTAARLRHPNIVTVRDVGQIDGTAFVAMDLYPVTLGRRLALVDRLPEPEVVRLGIGIAAALSVAHASQVIHRDIKPDNILIDSEGEAVVADFGLARALTASNSMSATNQVLGTPHYFSPEQARGQELDGRSDLYALGITLYRTATGQIPFDGDDWYAVARQHIEDTPPSMRSIVPELTPEFEQVVMRLLAKTPEERFPNALQVVDALAALPNAPERSAGARRIGSHTIEAFRPPTTIRRWWWVGAAAVIVLGGVWGVRHPWDGAPVTPDVRPDTTRVPGDTSASTPVRVDSGATPTVAPPTTSAATGAPVIRRPTRPGPALARIELTAPDSAELYVDNKLVGFGHWTGEHPVVQRVEVRAVLPHASVNCETAMFDTVLTGLRAGQQADVELAVRDCAVVRYVVKPRDARVSFTPLDGGRMRELRADSAAAMTLPQGRYLLRISARGCSTFQDTVQVTRVSGDAAISRSLICS, translated from the coding sequence GTGCCTGACCGTTATCTGGGGCGATCTCTCGGCAAGTACCGTGTCACCAGGCTCCTGGGCACGGGCGCTTTTGCTTGGGTCTATGAAGCCGTCGACCAGGATCTCGAGATCCCGGTCGCGCTCAAGATCCTGCGCCCGGAATTTGCCGGCCAGGAGTCGGCGGAAAGCCGCTTTCGCCGAGAAGCCTCCACGGCGGCGCGCCTCAGGCACCCCAATATCGTCACCGTCCGCGACGTCGGGCAGATCGATGGCACGGCCTTCGTGGCCATGGACCTCTATCCGGTCACGCTGGGCCGTCGGCTCGCGCTCGTGGATCGGCTCCCCGAGCCGGAAGTGGTGCGCCTGGGGATCGGTATTGCGGCGGCGCTGTCGGTCGCCCACGCCAGTCAGGTCATTCACCGCGATATCAAGCCGGACAACATCCTGATCGACAGCGAGGGTGAGGCGGTCGTGGCCGATTTTGGCCTGGCCCGCGCCCTCACCGCGTCGAACTCGATGAGCGCCACCAATCAGGTGCTCGGCACGCCGCACTATTTCAGCCCCGAACAGGCCCGGGGCCAGGAACTCGACGGGCGCAGCGACCTCTACGCCCTCGGCATCACCCTCTATCGCACCGCCACCGGACAGATCCCCTTCGACGGGGATGACTGGTACGCCGTGGCTCGGCAGCACATCGAAGACACGCCCCCGTCGATGCGGTCGATCGTCCCCGAGCTCACGCCGGAGTTCGAGCAGGTGGTGATGCGGCTGCTGGCCAAAACGCCGGAAGAGCGCTTCCCGAACGCCCTGCAGGTGGTCGACGCGCTCGCGGCCTTGCCCAACGCGCCCGAGCGCAGTGCGGGAGCGCGCCGGATCGGGTCGCACACCATCGAGGCGTTCCGGCCACCGACCACCATCCGCCGCTGGTGGTGGGTGGGGGCGGCGGCCGTGATCGTGCTCGGCGGCGTCTGGGGCGTGCGGCACCCCTGGGACGGTGCTCCGGTGACTCCTGATGTCCGCCCCGACACCACACGGGTACCCGGCGATACCAGTGCGTCCACACCCGTGCGCGTGGATTCTGGGGCCACGCCGACCGTCGCGCCGCCCACCACCAGCGCCGCGACAGGCGCTCCGGTGATCAGGCGGCCCACGAGACCTGGCCCGGCACTGGCTCGCATCGAACTGACGGCACCCGATTCGGCAGAACTCTATGTCGACAACAAGCTGGTCGGATTCGGTCATTGGACCGGAGAGCATCCGGTGGTTCAGCGTGTCGAAGTGCGGGCGGTACTGCCTCACGCCTCGGTGAACTGTGAGACAGCCATGTTCGACACCGTGCTAACGGGGCTGCGGGCCGGCCAGCAGGCGGACGTCGAACTCGCCGTCCGCGATTGCGCCGTGGTGCGGTATGTGGTCAAGCCCCGGGATGCGCGGGTGTCCTTCACCCCACTCGATGGTGGCCGGATGCGCGAGTTGCGTGCTGACAGCGCGGCGGCCATGACCCTGCCCCAGGGGCGATACCTGCTGCGTATCTCCGCAAGGGGGTGCAGCACCTTTCAGGACACCGTACAGGTGACCCGGGTGTCCGGAGACGCCGCGATCTCCCGATCTCTCATCTGCTCCTGA
- a CDS encoding sigma-54-dependent Fis family transcriptional regulator translates to MRVQELLPVEARDQRSLSDAWERVVRDGAGTLRREPQVRTAVKASWERSLHRGILPTLPRAPMQLDDASLAELREQVDWLPHAELAVRAHASGSVLDGHILALFDDRARMLVATGDPRALDGLADINFRPGALWSEDAVGTNGPGTALALARAVHIVGAEHFCERWQGWHCAAAPIRDPLTQDVLGVLDLSGFREKAHPHTLSLATAIAVALEQRLAAREAERRVTLLRQFGSLVGRYPTDAILVVDRAGEIIASSTAAERIVRRLQASGHEATDVLRAMSTNDGHTAGANWQAPSHTIIRDASHPMLGATAAVHAMHDGRTPIGACVVLPLTSGARDARVHTTVPGHAGARTAVSTATTAPARGSDGAVQRGAVTGVSDPGRDTIARSSSRSPSRAGSPRPAGTHMVRYTLDALRGAAPVLEEVRRFARACARTDLPVLLLGESGTGKEVIAQGIHAASPRAHAPFVAVNCAALPRELVESELFGHVAGAFSGARRDGAIGKFEAADGGTLFLDEIGELPPAAQAALLRVLQEGEITRLGATSGRHVDVRIIAATNRDIASAIASGQLRDDLYHRLNVLTHSLPPLRARTGDAVLLARHFLGTVSGTLAQEFSPAVLHAFEHYRWPGNVRELENLVKRVAALSETAMITEDLLPAALRDVAARAPAKHFEVGFQTTTAIDDLVADLPAGDALREQLRTRYASLIASHATMRDAAKAIGVTRSTLYRRLQRIGLAPGRGVRDTA, encoded by the coding sequence ATGCGGGTGCAGGAGCTGTTGCCGGTCGAGGCGCGTGATCAGCGTTCGCTGAGTGATGCGTGGGAGCGCGTGGTGCGTGATGGTGCGGGAACGCTCCGTCGCGAGCCGCAGGTGCGCACCGCGGTGAAAGCGTCGTGGGAGCGTTCCCTGCACCGCGGCATCCTGCCCACGTTGCCGCGGGCGCCCATGCAGCTCGACGACGCGTCGCTCGCCGAACTGCGCGAGCAGGTCGACTGGCTCCCCCATGCCGAACTGGCCGTCCGTGCGCACGCGAGTGGTTCCGTGCTCGATGGTCACATCCTGGCGCTGTTCGACGACCGCGCGCGCATGTTGGTGGCCACCGGCGATCCCCGAGCGCTGGATGGGTTGGCGGATATCAACTTCCGTCCTGGGGCGTTGTGGAGCGAGGACGCGGTGGGCACCAATGGTCCTGGTACCGCGTTGGCGCTGGCGCGCGCCGTGCACATCGTGGGCGCCGAGCATTTCTGCGAGCGATGGCAGGGATGGCACTGCGCCGCGGCGCCGATCCGCGACCCGCTGACGCAGGATGTGCTCGGGGTGCTCGATCTCTCGGGGTTCCGCGAGAAGGCGCACCCGCACACGCTGTCGTTGGCCACCGCCATTGCCGTGGCGCTCGAGCAACGTCTGGCCGCGCGGGAGGCGGAGCGTCGGGTCACCCTGCTGCGTCAGTTCGGGTCACTGGTGGGGCGTTATCCCACCGATGCGATTCTTGTCGTTGATCGGGCCGGTGAGATCATTGCGTCATCGACCGCGGCCGAACGCATCGTACGTCGCCTGCAGGCCTCGGGGCACGAAGCCACCGATGTGCTGCGGGCCATGAGCACCAATGACGGACACACGGCCGGAGCCAACTGGCAGGCTCCCTCCCACACCATCATTCGCGATGCCTCGCACCCGATGCTGGGCGCCACCGCCGCGGTGCATGCCATGCACGATGGTCGCACGCCCATTGGGGCCTGTGTGGTGCTGCCACTGACTTCGGGGGCGCGCGATGCGCGCGTGCACACCACCGTGCCTGGTCATGCCGGTGCGCGCACGGCGGTGAGTACTGCCACGACAGCTCCGGCGCGTGGGAGTGATGGCGCGGTCCAGCGAGGTGCCGTGACAGGGGTGAGCGATCCTGGTCGTGACACCATCGCCCGCTCATCTTCCCGCTCGCCCTCGCGTGCGGGTTCGCCGCGACCTGCTGGCACACACATGGTGCGGTACACTCTCGATGCACTACGAGGCGCTGCCCCCGTGCTCGAGGAAGTGCGGCGTTTCGCCCGGGCCTGCGCCCGTACCGATCTGCCGGTGTTGCTGCTCGGTGAATCGGGCACCGGCAAAGAAGTCATCGCACAAGGCATCCATGCGGCCAGTCCGCGGGCCCATGCGCCGTTTGTGGCCGTGAACTGCGCCGCGCTCCCTCGGGAACTCGTGGAAAGCGAACTGTTCGGCCATGTCGCCGGTGCGTTCTCGGGCGCCCGTCGTGATGGAGCGATCGGCAAGTTCGAAGCGGCCGATGGCGGCACGCTGTTCCTCGACGAAATCGGTGAGCTGCCGCCCGCTGCACAGGCGGCCCTGTTGCGGGTGTTGCAGGAAGGGGAGATCACGCGACTGGGGGCAACATCCGGTCGGCATGTGGACGTGCGGATCATCGCCGCCACCAACCGCGACATCGCGAGTGCAATTGCCAGCGGGCAGTTGCGCGACGATCTGTATCACCGGCTCAATGTGCTCACGCATTCGTTGCCACCCCTGCGGGCACGCACCGGCGATGCGGTCCTGCTGGCGCGCCACTTTCTGGGCACCGTGAGCGGCACACTGGCCCAGGAATTTTCACCGGCGGTGCTGCATGCCTTCGAGCACTACCGCTGGCCCGGCAATGTCCGCGAGCTCGAGAATCTCGTGAAGCGTGTGGCCGCCTTGTCCGAAACGGCTATGATCACCGAGGATCTGCTGCCGGCGGCGCTACGTGATGTGGCCGCGCGGGCGCCGGCGAAACACTTCGAGGTCGGGTTTCAGACGACGACCGCCATCGACGATCTGGTGGCGGACCTGCCAGCCGGCGACGCGCTGCGTGAGCAGTTGCGCACGCGGTACGCGTCGCTCATTGCGTCACATGCCACCATGCGCGACGCCGCGAAGGCGATCGGGGTGACGCGCAGTACGCTCTACCGTCGACTGCAACGCATCGGACTCGCCCCCGGGCGTGGGGTGCGAGACACGGCCTGA